In bacterium, one genomic interval encodes:
- a CDS encoding antitoxin — protein sequence MKTYTDEAEEKKIVESYERGEWRTVKGLKGKGRLLRTAARNTLQKDKRINIRMSSRDLNQVQVIAAQEGLPYQTLISSIIHKFVAGTLVDRKRA from the coding sequence ATGAAGACGTACACGGACGAAGCCGAAGAGAAGAAGATTGTCGAGTCGTACGAGCGGGGAGAATGGCGCACCGTCAAGGGTCTAAAGGGAAAGGGACGCCTGCTGCGCACGGCAGCGCGCAATACCCTCCAGAAGGACAAGCGCATCAATATTCGTATGTCCTCGAGGGACTTGAATCAAGTTCAAGTAATCGCGGCACAGGAAGGTCTACCGTACCAAACGCTCATTTCTAGCATCATCCACAAGTTTGTCGCAGGGACGCTGGTCGATCGAAAGAGGGCATGA
- a CDS encoding BrnT family toxin, which yields MQFDWNNEKNEWLKAKRGVSFEQVVLILEQEGYLDIIDHPNQGEYPGQEIAIIRIEDYVYLVPFVREGNTIFLKTIIPNRKATSKYKGK from the coding sequence GTGCAGTTCGACTGGAACAACGAGAAGAATGAATGGCTGAAAGCCAAGAGAGGGGTCAGTTTCGAACAGGTGGTTCTGATCCTGGAGCAGGAAGGCTACCTCGACATCATCGACCATCCGAATCAAGGGGAATACCCAGGGCAGGAGATCGCCATCATTCGAATTGAGGACTACGTATATCTCGTCCCCTTCGTGAGGGAGGGAAACACAATATTCCTCAAGACCATCATTCCCAACAGGAAGGCAACATCGAAGTACAAGGGGAAATGA
- a CDS encoding DUF2513 domain-containing protein produces the protein MKRDMDLIRKIVLFVEAMEPNQQIEDESVQIEGYEPSVINYHIGLLAEAELIKSHDVSDSGGDHWLIDRLTWKGHEFIDSARNESVWSRAKEMIKEKGGSIPFEVMQTLLTSIAKSMLGIT, from the coding sequence ATGAAGAGAGACATGGATCTCATCCGCAAGATCGTGCTCTTTGTGGAAGCGATGGAACCAAACCAGCAGATTGAAGATGAGTCCGTGCAGATTGAAGGGTACGAACCATCGGTCATCAACTATCACATTGGCCTGCTGGCCGAAGCAGAGTTGATAAAGTCACATGACGTGTCTGACTCTGGCGGAGATCATTGGCTAATTGATCGGCTCACTTGGAAAGGGCATGAGTTCATCGATTCAGCCAGAAACGAATCAGTCTGGTCCAGAGCGAAGGAAATGATCAAGGAGAAAGGCGGTTCGATCCCATTTGAAGTCATGCAAACACTATTGACTTCAATCGCAAAGAGCATGCTTGGTATCACATGA
- a CDS encoding M23 family metallopeptidase, whose amino-acid sequence MRRGPLVAALASLAGALALAGAVGQCAQKGRATAPQVLRVQPGDVFVLRPPQGKGRPEAAQFLGKRYPALALGGEGSPVFLLGLDIDAATGRETIVVSRGAGGEEQRIPVDVVRRAFPEERLTLPPAMVTPPKELEERIAREQEQAAAVYRESGGGALWTGAFERALAERAAGNFGRRRILNGIPKSPHAGQDYTAPAGTPVHAIAAGRVRLARDFYYSGLTVLVDHGAGLVSQYLHLEKLLVAEGEQVAAGQVVGRVGSTGRATGPHLHLGVRLFEQRVDPERLWGLFAAGTR is encoded by the coding sequence ATGAGGCGCGGCCCCCTCGTGGCGGCGCTGGCGTCGCTGGCCGGCGCGCTGGCCCTGGCCGGCGCCGTGGGCCAGTGCGCGCAGAAGGGGCGCGCGACGGCGCCGCAGGTCCTGCGCGTGCAGCCGGGCGACGTCTTCGTGCTGCGTCCGCCGCAAGGAAAGGGGCGCCCGGAGGCGGCGCAGTTCCTCGGCAAGCGCTATCCGGCCCTCGCGCTCGGCGGCGAGGGCTCGCCCGTGTTCCTCCTGGGCCTCGACATCGACGCGGCCACGGGGAGGGAGACCATCGTCGTCAGCCGGGGCGCCGGCGGCGAGGAGCAGCGCATCCCGGTGGACGTCGTCAGGCGCGCCTTCCCGGAGGAGCGCCTGACCCTGCCGCCGGCGATGGTGACGCCGCCGAAAGAACTGGAGGAACGCATCGCACGCGAACAGGAGCAGGCGGCCGCGGTCTACCGCGAGTCCGGCGGCGGCGCGCTCTGGACGGGAGCGTTCGAGCGGGCCCTCGCCGAGCGCGCCGCGGGCAACTTCGGGCGCCGGCGGATCCTCAACGGAATCCCCAAGAGCCCGCACGCGGGCCAGGACTACACCGCGCCGGCCGGCACCCCGGTGCACGCCATCGCCGCCGGCAGGGTGCGCCTCGCGCGGGACTTCTACTACTCGGGGCTGACCGTCCTGGTTGATCACGGCGCCGGCCTCGTGAGCCAGTACCTGCACCTCGAGAAGCTGCTCGTCGCCGAGGGCGAGCAGGTCGCCGCCGGCCAGGTCGTCGGCAGGGTGGGCAGCACCGGCCGCGCCACCGGCCCGCACCTGCACCTGGGCGTGCGCCTCTTCGAGCAGCGGGTGGACCCGGAGAGGCTCTGGGGGCTGTTCGCGGCAGGCACACGCTGA
- the thiD gene encoding bifunctional hydroxymethylpyrimidine kinase/phosphomethylpyrimidine kinase — MIAAAAPRRRTTPTLVVCAGGSDPMGCAGLAADLHAVKALGGHPLPVITAVTVQDTRRVLAVEPVAPRLVRAQLEAVLADGGAQAVKVGMLATAPVVRAVAGAIERHRVPNVVVDPVLHATTGGALLDAPGIQALLGRLFPLAAVLTPNIPEAEALLGAELRDLDDMVGAARALLARGPRAVLLKGGHRRGGAVDVFVDARRSLLLRGPRVPTRNTRGTGCLLAAAIAVHLGRGLPPLEAAHRAKAFVLEAIRRSYPLGRGRGPANAGEAAARAAGPVG, encoded by the coding sequence GTGATAGCCGCCGCGGCGCCGCGCCGGAGGACGACGCCGACGCTCGTCGTGTGCGCCGGCGGCTCGGACCCGATGGGGTGCGCGGGCCTCGCCGCCGACCTGCACGCGGTGAAGGCGCTTGGCGGGCACCCGCTGCCGGTGATCACCGCGGTGACGGTCCAGGACACGCGCCGGGTCCTCGCCGTCGAGCCGGTGGCGCCGCGGCTCGTGCGGGCACAGCTCGAGGCGGTGCTTGCCGACGGCGGCGCCCAGGCGGTGAAGGTCGGCATGCTCGCGACCGCGCCGGTCGTCCGGGCGGTGGCCGGCGCCATCGAGCGGCACCGCGTCCCCAACGTCGTCGTCGATCCCGTCCTGCACGCCACGACGGGCGGGGCGCTCCTCGACGCGCCCGGCATCCAGGCGCTACTGGGGCGCCTCTTTCCGCTCGCCGCGGTCCTGACCCCCAACATCCCCGAGGCCGAGGCGCTGCTCGGCGCGGAGCTCAGGGATCTCGATGACATGGTGGGCGCTGCGCGGGCGCTGCTCGCACGTGGGCCGCGCGCGGTGCTCCTGAAAGGCGGGCACCGGCGGGGCGGGGCGGTGGATGTCTTCGTCGATGCGCGGCGCTCCCTCCTGCTGCGCGGGCCGCGGGTGCCCACGCGGAACACCCGGGGCACCGGCTGCCTGCTGGCCGCCGCCATCGCGGTGCACCTCGGTCGCGGGCTGCCGCCGCTGGAGGCCGCGCATCGCGCCAAGGCCTTCGTGCTCGAGGCAATCCGCCGCTCGTACCCGCTGGGGCGGGGGCGCGGGCCCGCCAACGCGGGCGAGGCGGCGGCACGCGCCGCGGGTCCGGTCGGATGA